ATTTTCTACAATTTAGTAAATTGTCTTGCGAACATTGGTGTACAAGCGTTTCTGGCAATTAAATTTTTGTGTTAATTGTTTGACCTCATTACCAATATATGATACTATATAGTTGTTCGAAAGGGGAATGGATGTTCGCCCTCGAACATTTTCAACAAATACAGGAAATCATTTAGAATATGGGGGTATTGCCTATGAATAACGATATTTTTGGAACTAATGGTTTTGACGATATTTTCAACGACCCGTTCTTTAGGAACGCAATGTCAGATTCCAACGGCCGTCAACAGTCACGTCAACAACCCATTCAAGTTCAAGAACGCAGACCTCAACAGAAGAAAACTTTGTTAGATGAATATGGAACAGATTTAACCAAAATGGCCAAAGATGGCAAGTTGGACCCAGTCATCGGCCGTGATAAAGAGATTGAACAAATGGAAGAAGTTCTCAGCCGTCGTACCAAGAACAATCCAGTTCTGATCGGAGATGCCGGTGTTGGTAAGACTGCGGTTGTCGAAGGTTTGGCACAAAAGATTGTCGCCGGCGATGTGTCTGAGAAACTCCTCAACAAGAAGATCATCTCGATTGATGTTGTCTCACTTGTTCAAGGAACTGGAATCCGTGGCCAATTTGAGGAACGGATGAAGAAGTTAATCGATGACGTTTCAAAGGATAAGAATGTAATTCTGTTTATCGATGAAATCCATCAAATTATTGGAGCCGGCTCAACTGGTGAAGGTGACAAGATGGATGCCGGAAACATTTTGAAGCCGAAGTTGGCACGTGGCGACTTCCAGTTAATTGGTGCCACGACCAGTAATGAGTACCGGGACATTGAAAAAGACCAGGCCCTTGCTCGTCGATTCCAGCCAATCATGGTGAATGAACCAAGTGAACAAGATACGTTAACCATTATCAAAGGCTTGGCACCGAAATATGAGAAGTTCCACCACGTTCAATACACTGCTGATGCTTTGAAGGCCGCTGTCAGCTTGAGTAACCGCTACATTCAAGACCGAATGAATCCTGACAAGGCCATCGACTTAATTGACCAAGCCGGAGCAAAAGTTGCCATGGGCTCATCGCTCACGAAAGACAAGTCCACCCTGCAGCAAGAAGCAGAACAGCTTGAAAAGGATAAAAACGCAGCTTCCAAGAAAGAAGATTTCGAGCAGGCTGCCAAGTTACGTGACAAGCTGGACAAGGTTCAAGATCAAATCAAGAACATCGACAGCGGTACCAAAGTCACAACACCAAAGGTTACCCCTGAAGTGATTCAATCAGTTGTTGAACGGATCACTGGAGTCCCGGTAACCGACGTCAACAAGAATGAAGTCAACCAGTTGAACAATTTGGATAAAGACCTGAAGAAAGAAGTCATCGGCCAAGACAAAGCCCTGGATGCAATTTCCGCTGCCATTCGTCGTAGCCGGGTTGGCTTTACTGAAGGTAACCGACCAATTGGCAGTTTCTTGTTTGTCGGCCCTACCGGAGTTGGTAAGACGCAAACCGCTAAGGCGCTGGCCAAAGAATTGTTTGGCACGACAAAAGCCATGTTCAGGTATGATATGTCAGAATACATGGACAAAATCAGTGCCAGCAAGTTAATCGGTTCAGCCCCTGGTTATGTTGGCTATGAAGAAGGCGGCCGTCTGACCGAGCAAGTTCGTCGTCATCCATACAGCCTGATTTTGATGGATGAAATCGAAAAGGCACACCCAGACGTCTTGAATCTGTTGTTACAAATTTTGGACGATGGTCGTTTGTCGGACGCCCAAGGTCGAACAGTTGACTTCAGCAACACCGTGATTATCATGACCAGTAATGCCGGTCAAGGTGAAGCCGATAACAAACAAAATGTCATCGACCGATTGAAGCCATACTTCAAGCTTGAGTTCTTGAACCGAATTGATGATATTATTCAATTCAACTCATTAACCAAGCCTGATCTGTTGAAGATTCTCGATTTGATGCTCAACGATTTGAACCAATTAGTCGACAAGTCACGTGGGATCCACTTCAGCGTCACTGCCGACGCCAAGAACAAGTTGGTCGACATGGGTTACAGTAAAGAACTTGGTGCTCGTCCAATGCACAGAGTGATTACCAAAGAAATTACAGATAAATTAACCAATAGTTATCTGCAGAATCCAGATGTCAAAGACTTCAAAGTCGTTGTTGACAAGGATGCCATCAAGGTTGAACCAGTTGCTGCCAAGCAAGCAATTGCTTCATAACCCCGAAATGATCGTAAACTAATTTGACAAAGACCAGTGATGTTGGTATATTATAGTCAATGTGTTTAAGGGTTCGATTTTCAAAGGTATTTGTTTTATAGTATTATGAAATAACTCCTTGGAATCACTGCAACTTGATACATTAAAATATAATTATGCGCTAAAAGCGCAAGGAGGTTTCATATATTATGAAACAAGGTACTGTTAAATGGTTCAACGCTGATAAAGGTTATGGCTTCATTACTACTGACGATGGTGACGTATTTGTTCACTTCTCAGCTATCAACAAAGACGGCTTCAAGTCATTAGACGAAGGCCAAAAAGTTACCCTTGACGTTGAAGACAGCGACCGTGGACCACAAGCTGCTAACGTTACACCAATTGAAGACTAATTCATTAGTTTAAAATTTGAAAGAACCAGCGATTTCGATCGCTGGTTCTTTTTTTATGCCCACCTTCATCCAATTGCCTATATACATATAAGGTGCTGAATTATATAATAGAATGGTTCTGAAAATATTAAGAAAGGAGAATTCACACATGAACATTTCAAAGCACTTCAATCACTCGATGAAGTTAACGGCTTGCTTGGGTGTTTGTTTCGGCTTTTTGCTGCTTGCCGACCCTACATATGCGGATACATCGCAAGCTCAAACCAGCAGTGAGCCAACTGCGACGGCAACCGCTAGTTCATCAACGATAGATTCACCTGTGCCATCAAGTGATAGTGACTCACAAACGACTACGGTTGATCAACCAAATGAAAATGCCAAGTCGCAAGCTGTTGAATCAAGTAATGAACAACCGACCGTCCCAGAGACTGATGACAGTTCTAGCGAGCAACCCGTTCCTGCAAATCATTCAACCGCCGAGACGACAACCACCAGTTCATCAACTGACAATCAATCAGATGCAGATACTGCCACCAGCACCACTGACAGCCCAGATGATAGTTCGGACGATACGCCAGATGTCCAGCCGAATGACAGTCAAGCCACACCAGCTGAGGGTGCTCAGACCACAACTAACAATCCAACTGATCAGTCGTCAACTACTGGTCCATCTGACAAGGATCAAATCACCATCGACGGCATTAATCAGTCAACTGATCCCGCCATCAAGCAATCCAGCAACAATCCATTGATCAATTTCTTGACCAGCATCACCAGTGGCATTGCCGCCTCAGTGATTTATCCACTAGTCGCCAGTCGTCAAGGGGCACAATTCATTTCGCATTTTCGAACATTGTTGTCCCCAAACCGCTGGG
Above is a genomic segment from Lentilactobacillus buchneri containing:
- a CDS encoding ATP-dependent Clp protease ATP-binding subunit, which gives rise to MNNDIFGTNGFDDIFNDPFFRNAMSDSNGRQQSRQQPIQVQERRPQQKKTLLDEYGTDLTKMAKDGKLDPVIGRDKEIEQMEEVLSRRTKNNPVLIGDAGVGKTAVVEGLAQKIVAGDVSEKLLNKKIISIDVVSLVQGTGIRGQFEERMKKLIDDVSKDKNVILFIDEIHQIIGAGSTGEGDKMDAGNILKPKLARGDFQLIGATTSNEYRDIEKDQALARRFQPIMVNEPSEQDTLTIIKGLAPKYEKFHHVQYTADALKAAVSLSNRYIQDRMNPDKAIDLIDQAGAKVAMGSSLTKDKSTLQQEAEQLEKDKNAASKKEDFEQAAKLRDKLDKVQDQIKNIDSGTKVTTPKVTPEVIQSVVERITGVPVTDVNKNEVNQLNNLDKDLKKEVIGQDKALDAISAAIRRSRVGFTEGNRPIGSFLFVGPTGVGKTQTAKALAKELFGTTKAMFRYDMSEYMDKISASKLIGSAPGYVGYEEGGRLTEQVRRHPYSLILMDEIEKAHPDVLNLLLQILDDGRLSDAQGRTVDFSNTVIIMTSNAGQGEADNKQNVIDRLKPYFKLEFLNRIDDIIQFNSLTKPDLLKILDLMLNDLNQLVDKSRGIHFSVTADAKNKLVDMGYSKELGARPMHRVITKEITDKLTNSYLQNPDVKDFKVVVDKDAIKVEPVAAKQAIAS
- a CDS encoding cold-shock protein, whose amino-acid sequence is MKQGTVKWFNADKGYGFITTDDGDVFVHFSAINKDGFKSLDEGQKVTLDVEDSDRGPQAANVTPIED